A single window of Rhipicephalus microplus isolate Deutch F79 chromosome 5, USDA_Rmic, whole genome shotgun sequence DNA harbors:
- the LOC119175054 gene encoding uncharacterized protein LOC119175054 isoform X15 translates to MASAGLRPALRLGLLLLLCCCQAHGEASDVLVRETRAAGPFRGLYEFLQQRDSTVFCKYLRKAQVEDVLASFASFTIIAPNDLAFAALPPSVVKVLDTDSRFLRKFVLHHIVGDSVPSRSLRGDLEITTAGGDNILVKVYDNGRTISIGGANILVGDASYENIIVHIVDRVLYPIAESMLAQTIQSKYGYFYRLLQSAGLTSVLNSDLYTVFIPTQDAITNLPAETSQKILSNNELVKRVVSHHIVPGLQFSAALKDGATLTPLDGEVLRVTTQAGQLFIDGVPFVNKDDGATNGVIHIVNRLLVPQSVIEDCGCIASHGGGDILLTGGKIGFKEPTVVGQQLPGLVHHVVVPGTVTQTTHIVSPPKTVVLGPGTLQTLLPGQPPQITFQFGTPGAPKVPSIGTPKAPTVPFSSSGPSVPGGPSRPLSQTLGGTKGLSGPFGPSGPSGPGSRLSGSSGPFGPGGPSGLGGPKGPSGPFGPSGPAGTSGPKGPGGPRGPFGPGTPSGPGGPSGPSGPGGPLGPSGPGGPKGPSGPFGPSGPTGPFGPKGPGGPRGPSGPGGPFGLSGPSGPSGPRGPSGPGGPFGPGGPSGPTGPSGPFGPGGLSGPGGPKGPSGLFGQSGPKGPGVSGGPSGPGGPYGPGGPFGPSGPKGPGGPSGPGGPSGPGGPRGPSGPGGTFGPSGPSGPSGPRGPSGPGGPFGPGGPSGPTGPSGPKGPSGPFGPGGLSGPGGPKGPSGLFGQSGPKGPGVPGGPSGPGGPFGPSGPGGPFGPSGPKGPSGPKGPGGPSGPGGPKGPSGPGGPFGPSGPKGSSGPGGPFAPSGPSGPSGPRGPSGPGGPLGPGGPSGPSGPGGPGGPFGLGGPSGPGGPRGPGGPSGPAGPKGSGPVGPNAPGGFIFGGPTAPGLPKVPGLPLPSGPKGPSGPSGQASPSRPRVPSGSRTSPRRRPGYLPPEGVIPAAPSVLNVPRGPTLPGATGVTGAPRFPIVTGVTSAPRLPGLSKGPVSAVLRGPSGATVISGLPVPKTPGVTSLKIFPGAPAVTTFTTGVSGFMLGGPVGPRTPGGFSFAFPGLPKGPSGSRGPSGVGGPSGPGGPSGPGGPRGPSGTGGPSGPGGQKQPFGPSGPRGPGGPAGPSGPFPSGLSGPRGPSGPRGPGGPKAPGGPGSPSGLKGPSGPSGPRGPYPSGPAGPSGPFPSGPSGPGGLKGPSGPSGLGGPRGPGGPRGPGGPSGPGGPRGPGGPGGPSGPSGPYPSGPAGPSGPFPSGPSGLGGPGGPRGPSGPRGPSGPSGPSGPSVPFPFGPSGPKGPSGPSGLGGPRGPGGLRGPSGPGGPSGPSGPKGPYPSGPAGPSGPFPSGPSGPGGPRGPSGPGGPSGPSGPSGPFPFGPSGPGGPRGPSGPSGLGGPRGPGGPRGPSGPRGPSGPRGPSGPSGPSGPYPSGPAGPSGPFPSGPSGPRGPSGPSGPGGPRGPGGLRGPSGPVGPSGPTGPSGPYPSGPAGPSGPFPSGPSGPGGPRGPSGPSGLGGPRGPGGPRGPSGPRGPSGPGGPSGPSGPSGPYPSGPAGPSGPFPSGPSGPGGPRGPSGPSGFGGPRGPGGPSGPSGPSGPRGPSGPSGPSGPYPSGPAGPSGPFPSGPSGPRGPSGPSGPGGPRGPGGLRGPSGPVGPSGPTGPSGPYPSGPAGPSGPFPSGPSGPGGPRGPSGPSGLGGPRGPGGPSGPSGPRGPSGPGGPSGPSGPSGPYPSGPAGPSGPFPSGPSGPGGPRGPSGPSGFGGPRGPGGPSGPSGPRGPSGPGGPSGPSGPSGPYPSGLAGPSGPFPSGPSGPGGPRGPSGPSGLGGLRGPGGPSGPSGPRGPSGLGGPRGPSGPSGPYPSGPAGPSGPFPSGPSGPGGPRGPSGPSGLGGPKGPGGPSGPSGPRGPSGPSGPSGPYPSGPAGPSGPFPSGPSGPAGPRGPSGPSGLGGLRGPGGPSGPSGPRGPSGPYPSGPAGPSGPFPSGPSGPGGPRGPSGPSGLGGLRGPGGPSGPSGPRGPSGPGGPRGPSGPSGPYPSGPAGPSGPFPSGPSGPGGPRGPSGPSGLGGPKGPGGPSGPSGPRGPSGPSGPSGPYPSGPAGPSGPFPSGPSGPGGPRGPSGPSGLGGLRGPSGPSGPSGPRGPSGPSGPSGPYPSGPAGPSGPFPSGPSGPGGPRGPSGPSGLGGLRGPGGPSGPSGPRGPSGPGGPRGPSGPSGPYPSGPAGPSGPFPSGPSGPGGPRGPSGPSGLGGPKGPGGPSGPSGPRGPSGPSGPSGPYPSGPAGPSGPFPSGPSGPGGPRGPSGPSGLGGLRGPSGPSGPSGPRGPSGPGGPRGPSGPSGPYPSGPAGPSGPFPSGPSGPGGPRGPSGPSGPGGPRGPGGPRGPSGPGGPSGPSGPSGPYPSGPAGPSGPFPSGPSGPGGPRGPSGPSGLGGLRGPGGPSGPSGPRGPSGPGGPRGPSGPSGPYPSGPAGPSGPFPSGPSGTGGPRGPSGPSGPGGPRGPGGPRGPSGPGGPSGPSGPSGRYPSGPAGPSGPFPSGPSGLGVPRGPSGPRVPSGSSGPIGQFPLGTSGLGGPGGPSGSSGPGGPRGPGGPSGPSGPRGPSGPGGPNGPYPSGPAGPSGPFPSGPSGLGGPRGPGGSQGLFGSKIPSGPGSPLTTTSVQFGGTLVSVPKVTIGQPQTSILLQPGSQVTYGKTKLLVPPPTTFVPGQVVTHTVGIIPSTVHSISGTGLQVQGKPLDFNIVLKELKATRYLSWLQKTGVLQLINDGAAYTIFVPSDDAIAQIRGQLLSKLEGDTQLLKQLVLYHIVPGQVTIDNDRTFPTLDEGNLLRFNKYFNGRVVTASGGVIGPKKQQGNIVFYTIDRVLHRPGGSILDVIHQSILLPKLDEAIKFAGLEEYLSGVGPYTIFAPSDQAFKNSVGMENVLRDREALKALLLRHIVLGTVYSAGVQENQVLKTVGGLELKMSIIPECITVNGVNVNNPDNVASNGVIHVIDHFL, encoded by the exons GTGACCTGTACACTGTCTTCATACCAACTCAAGACGCCATCACCAATCTGCCAGCGGAAACATCGCAGAAGATTTTATCAAACAACGAGCTTGTGAAGC GCGTCGTTTCTCATCACATCGTTCCCGGCCTGCAGTTCAGCGCTGCTCTTAAGGATGGTGCTACGCTGACACCGCTTGACGGCGAAGTTCTTCGAGTCACTACGCAAGCTG GACAACTCTTCATTGACGGCGTCCCTTTCGTCAAcaaggacgacggtgcgaccaatGGTGTCATCCACATTGTAAACCGGCTGCTGGTGCCGCAGAGCGTGATCGAGGACTGCGGCTGCATCGCATCGCATGGGGGAGGAGACATCCTTCTCACCGGTGGAAAGATTGGTTTCAAGGAACCTACTGTCGTCGGCCAGCAGCTTCCGGGTCTCGTTCACCACGTCGTGGTACCGGGTACAGTGACGCAGACCACGCACATCGTCTCCCCACCCAAGACAGTTGTCCTAG GTCCTGGGACTCTTCAAACTCTGCTCCCTGGCCAGCCTCCTCAAATCACATTCCAGTTTGGAACCCCAGGAGCTCCCAAAGTCCCTTCTATTGGAACACCTAAAGCACCAACTGTGCCATTTTCATCCAGTGGGCCAAGTGTACCTGGTGGGCCAAGCCGACCACTGAGCCAAACCCTTGGAGGGACAAAAGGTCTAAGTGGGCCATTTGGACCCAGTGGACCAAGTGGGCCAGGAAGCAGACTAAGTGGATCTAGTGGTCCATTCGGACCTGGTGGACCAAGTGGACTTGGCGGACCAAAAGGACCAAGTGGACCATTTGGACCAAGTGGCCCTGCAGGAACAAGCGGGCCTAAAGGGCCTGGTGGACCAAGAGGTCCATTTGGACCGGGTACACCAAGTGGACCTGGGGGGCCAAGTGGACCAAGTGGGCCAGGGGGACCACTTGGACCGAGTGGACCTGGTGGGCCAAAAGGACCAAGTGGACCATTTGGACCGAGTGGACCTACAGGACCATTTGGCCCAAAAGGACCTGGTGGGCCAAGAGGACCAAGCGGGCCAGGAGGTCCATTTGGACTGAGTGGGCCAAGTGGACCTAGTGGGCCAAGAGGACCAAGCGGGCCAGGAGGTCCATTCGGACCGGGTGGACCAAGTGGACCTACAGGACCAAGTGGGCCATTTGGACCTGGTGGACTAAGTGGACCTGGTGGCCCAAAAGGACCAAGTGGGTTGTTTGGACAAAGTGGGCCTAAAGGACCTGGTGTGTCAGGAGGACCAAGCGGGCCAGGAGGTCCATATGGACCAGGTGGACCATTCGGACCAAGTGGGCCAAAAGGACCTGGTGGACCAAGCGGACCTGGTGGACCAAGCGGACCTGGTGGGCCAAGAGGACCAAGTGGGCCAGGAGGTACATTTGGACCGAGTGGGCCAAGTGGACCTAGTGGGCCAAGAGGACCAAGTGGGCCAGGAGGTCCATTTGGACCGGGTGGACCAAGTGGGCCCACAGGACCAAGTGGGCCGAAAGGACCAAGTGGGCCATTTGGACCTGGTGGACTAAGTGGACCTGGTGGTCCAAAAGGACCAAGTGGGTTGTTTGGACAAAGTGGGCCTAAAGGACCTGGTGTGCCAGGAGGACCAAGCGGGCCAGGAGGTCCATTCGGACCAAGTGGGCCAGGAGGTCCGTTCGGACCAAGTGGGCCAAAAGGACCAAGTGGGCCAAAAGGGCCTGGTGGACCAAGCGGGCCTGGTGGGCCAAAAGGGCCAAGTGGGCCAGGAGGTCCATTTGGACCAAGTGGGCCAAAAGGATCAAGCGGGCCAGGAGGTCCATTCGCACCGAGCGGACCAAGTGGACCCAGTGGGCCAAGAGGACCAAGTGGGCCAGGAGGTCCATTGGGACCGGGTGGACCAAGTGGAC CAAGTGGACCTGGTGGGCCTGGAGGTCCGTTCGGACTGGGTGGACCAAGTGGACCTGGTGGGCCAAGAGGACCTGGTGGGCCAAGTGGACCTGCGGGACCAAAAGGAAGTGGTCCTGTGGGACCGAATGCGCCAGGCGGTTTTATTTTCGGTGGCCCAACTGCACCAGGGCTTCCAAAGGTACCCGGCTTGCCCCTGCCAAGTGGACCAAAAGGACCCTCTGGTCCATCCGGACAGGCAAGTCCTAGTAGACCAAGGGTTCCCAGTGGATCGAGAACATCACCGAGAAGACGACCTGGCTACCTCCCACCTGAAGGAGTCATTCCAGCAGCGCCTAGTGTTTTGAATGTGCCTCGAGGTCCAACGCTTCCTGGGGCTACAGGTGTTACTGGTGCACCAAGGTTTCCCATTGTCACAGGTGTAACCAGCGCCCCACGACTTCCAGGTTTATCTAAAGGTCCAGTGTCTGCTGTGCTGCGAGGTCCAAGTGGTGCGACTGTTATAAGCGGACTTCCTGTTCCGAAGACACCAG GAGTAACAAGCTTGAAAATCTTCCCTGGAGCACCTGCGGTCACCACCTTTACTACTGGTGTGTCAGGATTTATGCTTGGTGGGCCAGTTGGACCAAGAACACCTGGAGGATTTTCATTTGCGTTCCCTGGGCTGCCGAAGGGACCGAGTGGATCACGGGGTCCAAGTGGCGTCGGAGGACCAAGCGGGCCAGGAGGACCAAGCGGACCAGGAGGACCACGTGGCCCAAGTGGAACAGGAGGACCCAGTGGACCAG GAGGACAGAAACAACCATTTGGGCCGAGTGGACCAAGAGGACCAGGTGGGCCAGCAGGACCAAGCGGGCCTTTCCCATCAGGGCTTTCTGGTCCCAGAGGACCAAGTGGACCTAGAGGACCTGGTGGACCAAAGGCACCTGGAGGACCAGGTAGTCCTAGTGGACTAAAAGGACCAAGTGGTCCATCTGGACCTAGAGGACCATATCCCAGTGGTCCTGCCGGGCCAAGTGGACCGTTCCCGTCAGGACCTTCTGGACCAGGAGGACTAAAAGGACCCAGTGGACCAAGCGGTCTTGGTGGACCAAGGGGACCTGGAGGACCAAGAGGGCCAGGAGGTCCATCTGGACCTGGAGGACCAAGAGGGCCAGGAGGGCCAGGTGGTCCATCTGGACCAAGTGGACCATATCCCAGTGGTCCTGCTGGGCCAAGTGGGCCATTCCCATCAGGACCTTCAGGACTAGGAGGACCAGGTGGACCAAGAGGGCCCAGTGGCCCTAGAGGACCAAGCGGGCCGAGTGGGCCCTCTGGACCAAGTGTACCATTTCCATTCGGGCCTTCTGGACCAAAAGGCCCCAGTGGACCAAGTGGGCTTGGTGGACCAAGGGGACCTGGTGGACTAAGAGGACCAAGTGGGCCAGGAGGGCCAAGTGGTCCATCTGGACCAAAAGGGCCATATCCCAGTGGTCCTGCCGGGCCAAGCGGACCATTCCCGTCAGGACCTTCTGGACCAGGAGGACCAAGAGGACCCAGTGGACCTGGAGGACCAAGTGGGCCATCGGGACCAAGTGGACCATTCCCATTTGGGCCTTCTGGACCGGGAGGACCAAGAGGCCCCAGTGGACCAAGCGGGCTTGGTGGACCAAGGGGACCTGGAGGACCAAGGGGTCCTAGTGGACCAAGAGGACCAAGTGGGCCAAGAGGGCCAAGTGGTCCATCTGGACCAAGTGGGCCATATCCCAGTGGTCCTGCCGGGCCAAGCGGACCATTCCCATCAGGGCCTTCTGGACCAAGAGGACCCAGTGGACCAAGTGGGCCTGGTGGACCAAGGGGACCTGGAGGACTAAGAGGACCAAGCGGGCCAGTAGGACCGTCTGGACCAACTGGTCCAAGTGGACCATATCCTAGTGGTCCTGCTGGGCCAAGCGGACCATTCCCGTCAGGACCTTCTGGACCAGGAGGACCAAGAGGCCCCAGTGGACCAAGTGGGCTTGGTGGACCAAGGGGACCTGGTGGGCCAAGAGGACCAAGTGGACCAAGAGGGCCAAGTGGGCCAGGAGGGCCGAGTGGTCCATCTGGACCAAGTGGGCCATATCCCAGTGGTCCCGCTGGACCAAGTGGACCATTCCCGTCAGGACCTTCTGGACCAGGAGGACCTAGAGGCCCCAGTGGACCAAGCGGATTTGGTGGACCGAGAGGACCTGGTGGACCAAGCGGTCCTAGTGGACCAAGTGGGCCAAGAGGGCCAAGTGGTCCATCTGGACCAAGCGGGCCATATCCCAGTGGTCCTGCCGGGCCAAGCGGACCATTCCCATCAGGGCCTTCTGGACCAAGAGGACCCAGTGGACCAAGTGGGCCTGGTGGACCAAGGGGACCTGGAGGACTAAGAGGACCAAGCGGGCCAGTAGGACCGTCTGGACCAACTGGTCCAAGTGGACCATATCCTAGTGGTCCTGCTGGGCCAAGCGGACCATTCCCATCAGGACCTTCTGGACCAGGAGGACCAAGAGGCCCCAGTGGACCAAGTGGGCTTGGTGGACCAAGGGGACCTGGTGGGCCAAGTGGTCCTAGTGGACCAAGAGGGCCAAGTGGGCCAGGAGGGCCGAGTGGTCCATCTGGACCAAGTGGGCCATATCCCAGTGGTCCCGCTGGACCAAGTGGACCATTCCCGTCAGGACCTTCTGGACCAGGAGGACCTAGAGGCCCCAGTGGACCAAGCGGATTTGGTGGACCGAGAGGACCTGGTGGACCAAGCGGTCCTAGTGGACCAAGAGGACCAAGTGGGCCAGGAGGGCCGAGTGGTCCATCTGGACCAAGTGGACCATATCCCAGCGGCCTCGCCGGACCAAGTGGACCATTCCCGTCAGGACCATCTGGACCAGGAGGACCAAGAGGCCCCAGTGGACCAAGTGGGCTTGGTGGACTAAGAGGACCTGGTGGACCAAGCGGTCCTAGTGGACCAAGAGGACCAAGTGGGCTAGGAGGGCCGAGGGGTCCATCTGGACCAAGTGGACCATATCCCAGTGGTCCCGCCGGACCAAGTGGACCATTCCCGTCAGGACCTTCTGGACCAGGAGGACCAAGAGGCCCCAGTGGACCAAGTGGGCTTGGTGGACCAAAGGGACCTGGTGGACCAAGTGGTCCTAGTGGACCAAGAGGACCAAGTGGTCCATCTGGACCAAGTGGACCATATCCCAGTGGTCCCGCCGGACCAAGTGGACCATTCCCGTCAGGACCATCTGGACCAGCAGGACCAAGAGGCCCCAGTGGACCAAGCGGGCTGGGCGGACTAAGAGGACCTGGCGGACCAAGCGGTCCTAGTGGACCAAGAGGACCAAGTGGACCATATCCCAGTGGTCCCGCCGGACCAAGTGGACCATTCCCGTCAGGACCATCTGGACCAGGAGGACCAAGAGGCCCCAGTGGACCAAGTGGGCTTGGCGGACTAAGAGGACCTGGTGGACCAAGCGGTCCTAGTGGACCAAGAGGACCAAGTGGGCCAGGAGGGCCGAGGGGTCCATCTGGACCAAGTGGACCATATCCCAGTGGTCCCGCCGGACCAAGTGGACCATTCCCATCAGGACCTTCTGGACCAGGAGGTCCAAGAGGCCCCAGTGGACCAAGTGGGCTTGGTGGACCAAAGGGACCTGGTGGACCAAGCGGTCCTAGTGGACCAAGAGGACCAAGTGGTCCATCTGGACCAAGTGGACCATATCCCAGTGGTCCCGCCGGACCAAGTGGACCATTCCCGTCAGGACCATCTGGACCAGGAGGACCAAGAGGCCCCAGTGGACCAAGTGGGCTTGGCGGACTAAGAGGACCTAGCGGACCAAGCGGTCCTAGTGGACCAAGAGGACCAAGTGGTCCATCTGGACCAAGTGGACCATATCCCAGTGGTCCCGCCGGACCAAGTGGACCATTCCCGTCAGGACCATCTGGACCAGGAGGACCAAGAGGCCCCAGTGGACCAAGTGGGCTTGGCGGACTAAGAGGACCTGGCGGACCAAGCGGTCCTAGTGGACCAAGAGGACCAAGTGGGCCAGGAGGGCCGAGGGGTCCATCTGGACCAAGTGGACCATATCCCAGTGGTCCCGCCGGACCAAGTGGACCATTCCCATCAGGACCTTCTGGACCAGGAGGACCAAGAGGCCCCAGTGGACCAAGTGGGCTTGGTGGACCAAAGGGACCTGGTGGACCAAGCGGTCCTAGTGGACCAAGAGGACCAAGTGGTCCATCTGGACCAAGTGGACCATATCCCAGTGGTCCCGCCGGACCAAGTGGACCATTCCCGTCTGGACCATCTGGACCAGGAGGACCAAGAGGCCCCAGTGGACCAAGTGGGCTTGGCGGACTAAGAGGACCTAGCGGACCAAGTGGTCCTAGTGGACCAAGAGGACCAAGTGGGCCAGGAGGGCCGAGGGGTCCATCTGGACCAAGTGGACCATATCCCAGTGGTCCTGCCGGACCAAGTGGACCATTCCCATCAGGACCTTCCGGACCAGGAGGACCAAGAGGCCCCAGTGGACCAAGTGGGCCTGGTGGACCGAGGGGACCTGGTGGACCAAGAGGACCAAGTGGGCCAGGAGGGCCAAGTGGTCCATCTGGACCAAGTGGACCATATCCCAGTGGTCCCGCCGGACCAAGTGGACCATTCCCATCAGGACCATCTGGACCAGGAGGACCAAGAGGCCCCAGTGGACCAAGTGGGCTTGGCGGACTAAGAGGACCTGGCGGACCAAGCGGTCCTAGTGGACCAAGAGGACCAAGTGGGCCAGGAGGGCCGAGGGGTCCATCTGGACCAAGTGGACCATATCCCAGTGGTCCCGCCGGACCAAGTGGACCATTCCCATCAGGACCTTCTGGAACAGGAGGACCAAGAGGCCCCAGTGGACCAAGTGGGCCTGGTGGACCGAGGGGACCTGGTGGACCAAGAGGACCAAGTGGGCCAGGAGGGCCATCTGGACCATCTGGACCAAGCGGACGATATCCCAGTGGACCTGCCGGGCCAAGTGGACCATTCCCGTCAGGACCTTCTGGACTAGGAGTACCAAGAGGGCCTAGTGGACCTAGAGTACCAAGTGGGTCATCTGGGCCAATTGGACAATTCCCATTAGGAACTTCAGGACTAGGAGGGCCAGGAGGACCCAGTGGATCAAGCGGCCCTGGTGGACCAAGGGGACCTGGAGGACCAAGTGGTCCTAGTGGACCACGAGGACCAAGCGGGCCAGGAGGACCAAACGGGCCATATCCCAGTGGACCTGCTGGGCCAAGTGGGCCATTCCCATCGGGACCTTCTGGGCTAGGAGGACCTAGAGGACCTGGTGGATCACAAGGGCTATTTGGTTCTAAAATACCATCTGGTCCTGGGTCTCCACTCACAACTACCAGCGTTCAGTTTGGTGGAACACTAGTCAGTGTTCCTAAAGTGACTATAGGCCAGCCTCAAACATCTATATTGCTTCAACCTGGAAGCCAAGTCACGTATGGAAAGACTAAACTTCTTGTTCCACCTCCTACCACATTTGTTCCTGGTCAAGTTGTTACACACACAGTCGGTATAATCCCATCAACAGTACACAGCATTTCTGGCACCGGGCTTCAAGTACAAGGCAAGCCATTGGACTTCAATATTGTGCTGAAGGAGCTGAAAGCTACTCGCTATTTATCCTGGCTCCAGAAGACCGGGGTTCTTCAGCTAATTAATGATGGAG CTGCCTACACTATCTTCGTTCCAAGTGACGACGCCATCGCTCAGATTCGGGGACAGCTACTCTCGAAGCTAGAAGGTGACACTCAGCTCCTCAAGCAGCTCGTCCTGTACCACATTGTTCCTGGTCAGGTCACCATCGACAACGATAGGACCTTCCCGACACTTGATGAAGGAAACTTGTTGCGATTCAACAAGTACTTCAATGGGAGG GTCGTAACCGCTTCTGGTGGCGTCATCGGCCCCAAAAAGCAGCAGGGCAACATCGTCTTCTACACCATCGACCGAGTTCTTCACCGACCTGGAGGAAGCATCTTGGACGTCATTCACCAGTCTATCCTGCTCCCTAAGCTAGATGAAGCTATCAAGTTTGCCGGACTCGAGGAGTACCTCTCCG GAGTAGGACCATACACGATTTTCGCTCCAAGTGACCAGGCATTCAAAAACTCCGTGGGCATGGAAAACGTATTGCGGGACAGGGAAGCTCTCAAGG CCCTGCTACTCCGCCACATTGTCCTTGGAACCGTGTACAGCGCCGGCGTGCAAGAGAACCAAGTCCTCAAGACGGTCGGTGGCCTCGAGCTCAAAATGAGCATCATCCCGG AGTGTATCACAGTAAACGGGGTCAACGTCAACAACCCGGATAACGTCGCCTCCAATGGGGTTATCCACGTGATCGACCATTTCCTTTAG